Proteins encoded in a region of the Effusibacillus lacus genome:
- a CDS encoding 3-hydroxyacyl-CoA dehydrogenase, whose amino-acid sequence MKVEKITVIGSGVMGQGIAYAAAVGGFQVTLHDIKREAVDRALQGIRRDLEEGVKRGKLSQEEADAAFGRIQLSENLTDAAKDADLVIEAVLELMDLKIDIFRQLDEICPPHTILATNTSTMSPTEIAAGTRRADRCVAMHFFNPVPKMKLVEIIRGMDTSDQTVETVRVVAEQMGKETVEVNEFPGFVPGRISALVGNEAMYMLMEGVASAEDIDKAIKLGLGYPMGPLELADLVGLDSRLRNLEYLHITLGEKYRPCPLLIKYVKAGRLGKKSGRGIFEYDENGRKLPSGKRD is encoded by the coding sequence TTGAAGGTTGAGAAGATTACTGTGATCGGGTCGGGAGTTATGGGGCAAGGAATTGCGTATGCAGCCGCAGTCGGGGGATTCCAGGTGACGCTGCACGACATAAAACGCGAGGCTGTGGATCGTGCCCTTCAGGGCATCCGGCGTGATTTGGAAGAAGGCGTTAAGAGAGGCAAACTTTCGCAAGAGGAAGCGGATGCTGCGTTCGGTCGGATCCAATTGTCCGAAAATCTTACCGATGCGGCAAAGGATGCCGATTTGGTGATTGAAGCGGTATTGGAATTGATGGATCTAAAGATTGATATTTTTCGTCAATTGGATGAGATCTGTCCACCCCATACCATTCTTGCTACCAATACGTCGACCATGAGCCCGACGGAAATTGCCGCCGGCACCCGCAGGGCGGATCGCTGTGTGGCGATGCATTTTTTTAATCCCGTTCCAAAGATGAAACTCGTCGAGATTATCCGCGGAATGGACACATCGGATCAGACAGTCGAAACTGTGCGGGTGGTCGCTGAACAAATGGGCAAGGAAACGGTTGAAGTCAATGAATTTCCGGGATTTGTGCCTGGGCGAATCAGCGCTCTTGTGGGAAACGAAGCGATGTACATGCTGATGGAGGGCGTCGCCAGCGCGGAAGACATTGACAAGGCGATCAAACTCGGACTTGGTTATCCGATGGGACCGCTTGAACTGGCTGATTTGGTTGGATTGGATTCGCGCCTGCGAAACCTCGAGTACCTCCATATAACGCTTGGGGAGAAATACCGTCCGTGCCCGCTTTTGATCAAGTATGTAAAAGCCGGCCGACTGGGCAAGAAAAGTGGCCGGGGAATCTTTGAGTACGATGAGAACGGCCGGAAGCTGCCGTCTGGAAAGAGAGACTAA